The Gadus macrocephalus chromosome 20, ASM3116895v1 genome includes a region encoding these proteins:
- the LOC132449133 gene encoding gamma-crystallin M1-like isoform X2 encodes MMGKITFYEEKNFQGRSYECMSDCSDMSSYMSRCQSCRVESGCFMLYERNNYMGQQFFMRRGEYNDMHRMQSMGMMFDNIRSCRMIPFHRGQFRMKIYERENFGGQSNEMMDDCDNIQDRYRMSDCQSCNVMDGHWLMYEQPHYKGRMMYMRPGEYRSFRDMGMSGQRFMSMRRITDMC; translated from the exons ATGATGGGCAAG ATCACTTTCTACGAGGAGAAGAACTTCCAGGGTCGCTCCTATGAGTGCATGAGCGACTGCTCCGACATGTCCTCCTACATGAGCAGGTGCCAGTCCTGCAGGGTGGAGAGCGGCTGCTTCATGCTCTATGAGAGGAACAACTACATGGGCCAGCAGTTCttcatgaggaggggagagtacaACGACATGCACCGCATGCAGAGCATGGGAATGATGTTTGACAACATCAGGTCCTGCAGAATGATCCCCTTT CACAGAGGCCAGTTCAGGATgaagatctacgagagagagaacttcGGTGGTCAGTCCAATGAGATGATGGACGACTGTGACAACATCCAGGATCGTTACCGCATGTCCGACTGCCAGTCCTGCAACGTGATGGACGGACACTGGCTGATGTACGAGCAGCCCCACTAcaagggcaggatgatgtacatGAGGCCCGGAGAGTACAGGAGCTTCAGGGATATGGGCATGAGCGGCCAGAGGTTCATGAGCATGAGGCGCATCACTGACATGTGTTAG
- the LOC132448920 gene encoding beta-crystallin B1-like, with protein MMGKITFYEEKNFQGRSYECMSDCSDMSSYMSRCQSCRVESGCFMLYERNNYMGQQFFMRRGEYNDMHRMQSMGMMFDNIRSCRMIPFHRGQFRMKIYERENFGGQSNEMMDDCDNIQDRYRMSDCQSCHVMDGHWLMYEQPQYRGRMMYMRPGEYRSFRDMMSGQRFMSMRRITDMCYIFNQLGCELKGDPRKPLQTSFPHPVSGEKVFVMMDACHMLKLAPIMMGKITFYEEKNFQGRSYECMSDCSDMSSYMSRCQSCRVESGCFMLYEKNNYMGQQFFMRRGEYNDMHRMQSMGMMFDNIRSCRMIPFHRDQFRMKIYERENFGGQFNEMMDDCDNIQDRYRMSDCQSCHVMDGHWLMYEQPHYKGRMMYMRPGEYRSFRDMMSCQRFMSMRRITDMC; from the exons ATGATGGgcaag ATCACTTTCTACGAGGAGAAGAACTTCCAGGGTCGCTCCTATGAGTGCATGAGCGACTGCTCCGACATGTCCTCCTACATGAGCAGGTGCCAGTCCTGCAGGGTGGAGAGCGGCTGCTTCATGCTCTATGAGAGGAACAACTACATGGGCCAGCAGTTCttcatgaggaggggagagtacaACGACATGCACCGCATGCAGAGCATGGGAATGATGTTTGACAACATCAGGTCCTGCAGAATGATCCCCTTT CACAGAGGCCAGTTCAGGATGAAGATTTACGAGAGGGAGAACTTCGGTGGTCAGTCCAATGAGATGATGGACGACTGTGACAACATCCAGGATCGTTACCGCATGTCTGACTGCCAGTCCTGCCACGTGATGGACGGACACTGGCTGATGTACGAGCAGCCCCAGTACAGAGGCAGGATGATGTACATGAGGCCCGGAGAGTACAGGAGCTTCAGGGATATGATGAGCGGCCAGAGGTTCATGAGCATGAGGCGCATCACTGACATGTGTTA CATATTCAACCAACTTGGGTGTGAGCTGAAGGGGGACCCACGAAAGCCGCTTCAAACCAGTTTCCCACATCCGGTGTCAGGGGAGAAAGTATTTGTAATGATGGATGCTTGCCACATGCTCAAGTTGGCAC CCATCATGATGGGCAAG ATCACTTTCTACGAGGAGAAGAACTTCCAGGGTCGCTCCTATGAGTGCATGAGCGACTGCTCCGACATGTCCTCCTACATGAGCAGGTGCCAGTCCTGCAGGGTGGAGAGCGGCTGCTTCATGCTCTATGAGAAAAACAACTACATGGGCCAGCAGTTCttcatgaggaggggagagtacaACGACATGCACCGCATGCAGAGCATGGGAATGATGTTTGACAACATCAGGTCCTGCAGAATGATCCCCTTT CACAGAGACCAGTTCAGGATGAAGATCTACGAGAGGGAGAACTTCGGTGGTCAGTTCAATGAGATGATGGACGACTGTGACAACATCCAGGATCGTTACCGCATGTCCGACTGCCAGTCCTGCCACGTGATGGACGGCCACTGGCTGATGTACGAGCAGCCCCACTACAAGGGAAGGATGATGTACATGAGGCCCGGAGAGTACAGGAGCTTCAGGGATATGATGAGCTGCCAGAGGTTCATGAGCATGAGGCGTATCACTGacatgtgttaa
- the LOC132449133 gene encoding gamma-crystallin M1-like isoform X1, whose protein sequence is MADNLFQITFYEEKNFQGRSYECMSDCSDMSSYMSRCQSCRVESGCFMLYERNNYMGQQFFMRRGEYNDMHRMQSMGMMFDNIRSCRMIPFHRGQFRMKIYERENFGGQSNEMMDDCDNIQDRYRMSDCQSCNVMDGHWLMYEQPHYKGRMMYMRPGEYRSFRDMGMSGQRFMSMRRITDMC, encoded by the exons ATGGCCGACAATTTGTTTCAGATCACTTTCTACGAGGAGAAGAACTTCCAGGGTCGCTCCTATGAGTGCATGAGCGACTGCTCCGACATGTCCTCCTACATGAGCAGGTGCCAGTCCTGCAGGGTGGAGAGCGGCTGCTTCATGCTCTATGAGAGGAACAACTACATGGGCCAGCAGTTCttcatgaggaggggagagtacaACGACATGCACCGCATGCAGAGCATGGGAATGATGTTTGACAACATCAGGTCCTGCAGAATGATCCCCTTT CACAGAGGCCAGTTCAGGATgaagatctacgagagagagaacttcGGTGGTCAGTCCAATGAGATGATGGACGACTGTGACAACATCCAGGATCGTTACCGCATGTCCGACTGCCAGTCCTGCAACGTGATGGACGGACACTGGCTGATGTACGAGCAGCCCCACTAcaagggcaggatgatgtacatGAGGCCCGGAGAGTACAGGAGCTTCAGGGATATGGGCATGAGCGGCCAGAGGTTCATGAGCATGAGGCGCATCACTGACATGTGTTAG
- the LOC132449143 gene encoding gamma-crystallin M3-like → MGKIIFYEDKNFQGRSYEGMSDCADMSSHLSRCNSCRVESGCFMVYERNNYMGNQHFMKRGEYPDYMSMMGMGSGIMSCRMIPMYKGQYRMKIYERENFGGQSNEMMDDCDNIQDRYRMSDCQSCHVMDGHWLMYEQPQYRGRMMYMRPGEYRSFRDMMSCQRFMSMRRITDMC, encoded by the exons ATGGGCAAG ATCATTTTTTACGAGGACAAAAACTTCCAGGGCCGCTCCTATGAGGGCATGAGCGACTGCGCCGATATGTCCTCTCACCTTAGCAGGTGCAACTCCTGCAGGGTGGAGAGTGGCTGTTTCATGGTCTATGAGAGGAACAACTACATGGGAAACCAGCACTTCATGAAGAGGGGAGAGTACCCCGACTACATGAGCATGATGGGCATGGGCAGTGGCATCATGTCCTGCCGTATGATCCCCATG TACAAGGGCCAGTACAGGATGAAGATCTACGAGAGGGAGAACTTCGGTGGTCAGTCCAATGAGATGATGGACGACTGTGACAACATCCAGGATCGTTACCGCATGTCCGACTGCCAGTCCTGCCACGTGATGGACGGGCACTGGCTGATGTACGAGCAGCCCCAGTACAGAGGCAGGATGATGTACATGAGGCCCGGAGAGTACAGGAGCTTCAGGGATATGATGAGCTGCCAGAGGTTCATGAGCATGAGGCGTATCACTGATATGTGTTAA
- the LOC132449138 gene encoding gamma-crystallin M1-like: MMGKITFYEEKNFQGRSYECMSDCSDMSSYMSRCQSCRVESGCFMLYERNNYMGQQFFMKRGEYNDMHRMQSMGMMFDNIRSCRMIPFHRGQFRMKIYERENFGGQSNELMDDCDNIQERYRMSDCQSCNVMDGHWLMYEQPQYRGRMMYMRPGEYRSFREMMSGQRFMSMRRITDMC; this comes from the exons ATGATGGGCAAg ATCACTTTCTACGAGGAGAAGAACTTCCAGGGTCGCTCCTATGAGTGCATGAGCGACTGCTCCGACATGTCCTCCTACATGAGCAGGTGCCAGTCCTGCAGGGTGGAGAGCGGCTGCTTCATGCTCTATGAGAGGAACAACTACATGGGCCAGCAGTTCTTCATGAAAAGGGGAGAGTACAACGACATGCACCGCATGCAGAGCATGGGAATGATGTTTGACAACATCAGGTCCTGCAGAATGATCCCCTTT CACAGAGGCCAGTTCAGGATGAAGATCTACGAGAGGGAGAACTTCGGTGGTCAGTCCAATGAGCTGATGGACGACTGTGACAACATCCAGGAGCGTTACCGCATGTCCGACTGCCAGTCCTGCAACGTGATGGACGGACACTGGCTGATGTACGAGCAGCCCCAGTACAGAGGCAGGATGATGTACATGAGGCCCGGAGAGTACAGGAGCTTCAGGGAGATGATGAGCGGCCAGAGGTTCATGAGCATGAGGCGTATCACTGACATGTGTTAA
- the LOC132449136 gene encoding gamma-crystallin M1-like, translating into MMGKITFYEEKNFQGRSYECMSDCSDMSSYMSRCQSCRVESGCFMLYERNNYMGQQFFMRRGEYNDMHRMQSMGMMFDNIRSCRMIPFHRGQFRMKIYEREDFGGQSNEMMDDCDNIQERYRMSDCQSCNVMDGHWLMYEQPHYKGRMMYMRPGEYRSFRDMGMSGQRFMSMRRITDMC; encoded by the exons ATGATGGGCAag atCACTTTCTACGAGGAGAAGAACTTCCAGGGTCGCTCCTATGAGTGCATGAGCGACTGCTCCGATATGTCCTCCTACATGAGCAGGTGCCAGTCCTGCAGGGTGGAGAGCGGCTGCTTCATGCTCTATGAGAGGAACAACTACATGGGCCAGCAGTTCttcatgaggaggggagagtacaACGACATGCACCGCATGCAGAGCATGGGAATGATGTTTGACAACATCAGGTCCTGCAGAATGATCCCCTTT CACAGAGGCCAGTTCAGGATGAAGATCTACGAGAGGGAGGACTTCGGTGGTCAGTCCAACGAGATGATGGACGACTGTGACAACATCCAGGAGCGTTACCGCATGTCCGACTGCCAGTCCTGCAACGTGATGGACGGCCACTGGCTGATGTACGAGCAGCCCCATTACAAGGGAAGGATGATGTACATGAGGCCCGGAGAGTACAGGAGCTTCAGGGATATGGGCATGAGCGGCCAGAGGTTCATGAGCATGAGGCGTATCACTGACATGTGTTAA
- the LOC132449137 gene encoding gamma-crystallin M1-like has translation MMGKITFYEEKNFQGRSYECMSDCTDMSSYMSRCQSCRVESGCFMVYERNNYMGQQFFMRRGEYNDMHRMQSMGMMFDNIRSCRMIPYHRGQFRMKIYERENFGGQSNEMMDDCDNIQDRYRMSDCQSCNVMDGHWLMYEQPHYKGRMMYMRPGEYRSFRDMGMSGQRFMSMRRITDMC, from the exons ATGATGGGCAag ATCACTTTCTACGAGGAGAAGAACTTCCAGGGTCGCTCCTATGAGTGCATGAGCGACTGCACCGACATGTCCTCCTACATGAGCAGGTGCCAGTCTTGCAGGGTGGAGAGCGGCTGCTTCATGGTCTATGAGAGGAACAACTACATGGGCCAGCAGTTCttcatgaggaggggagagtacaACGACATGCACCGCATGCAGAGCATGGGAATGATGTTTGACAACATCAGGTCCTGCAGAATGATCCCCTAT CACAGAGGCCAGTTCAGGATGAAGATCTACGAGAGGGAGAACTTCGGTGGTCAGTCCAACGAGATGATGGACGACTGTGACAACATCCAGGATCGTTACCGCATGTCCGACTGCCAGTCCTGCAACGTGATGGACGGACACTGGCTGATGTACGAGCAGCCCCACTAcaagggcaggatgatgtacatGAGGCCCGGAGAGTACAGGAGCTTCAGGGATATGGGCATGAGCGGCCAGAGGTTCATGAGCATGAGGCGTATCACTGACATGTGTTAG